A stretch of Allostreptomyces psammosilenae DNA encodes these proteins:
- the glgP gene encoding alpha-glucan family phosphorylase — protein sequence MKAIRRFTVRTVLPGPLQPLGELARNLRWSWHPETRELFQSVDPEVWEATGGDPVRLLGAVPAERLADLASDRRFLRRLGAAAEELRDYLTGPRWYQTVQPAPDGDAAADRLPDAIAYFSPEFGITAALPQYSGGLGILAGDHLKAASDLGVPVIGVGLLYRHGYFRQTLSRDGWQQEHYPVLDPNELPVTVLRDEHGDPATVVVDLPGDRRLHARVRVAHVGRVPLLLLDSDIEENGATERDVTDRLYGGGSEHRLLQEMLLGIGGVRAVRRYCALTGHPEPEVFHTNEGHAGFLGLERIRELTEDRGLDFDAALEAVRAGTVFTTHTPVPAGIDRFDRDLIARHFGGDNALADGMPIERVLELGAETWPDGSPQLFNMAAMGLRLAQRANGVSRLHGSVSRQMFAGLWPGFDAAEVPITSITNGVHAPTWMAPEVGALGARELGQQRLEDAMVVGGHTRWDAVDDIPAETIWELRRTLRGRLVEEVRRRLRESWRQRGAGEAELGWTDTALDPDVLTIGFARRVPSYKRLTLMLRNPRRLQRLLLHPERPVQIVIAGKAHPADEGGKRLIQELVRFSDDPAVRHRIVFLPDYDMSLAQHLYWGCDVWLNNPLRPLEACGTSGMKAALNGALNLSILDGWWDEWYDGENGWAIPTSQGVGADGHPNTEYRDDVEATALYELVENQVTARFYARDPDGLPLRWIEMVRHTLATLGPKVLAARMVREYVTELYAPAARTQRALSAAGPDGDAYRAAVELAAWKARVRQAWPGVRVDHVETTGLGSTAELGSTLNVRVRVDLGELGPGDVDVQVMAGRVDSADRITEAVTTSLKPADRSDLEGRLLYEGPLTLDRTGAFGYTVRVLPSHPLLGSPTELGLVATPDDSVHVDDGDLR from the coding sequence GTGAAGGCCATTCGACGTTTCACCGTGCGCACGGTCCTGCCCGGACCCCTCCAGCCCCTCGGAGAACTGGCCCGCAACCTCCGCTGGTCCTGGCACCCCGAGACCCGAGAACTGTTCCAGTCCGTCGACCCCGAGGTGTGGGAGGCGACCGGCGGCGACCCGGTCCGCCTGCTCGGCGCCGTGCCGGCCGAACGCCTCGCCGACCTGGCCTCCGACCGCCGCTTCCTGCGCCGACTCGGCGCCGCGGCGGAGGAACTCCGCGACTACCTCACCGGTCCCCGGTGGTACCAGACCGTCCAGCCGGCCCCCGACGGCGACGCCGCCGCCGACCGGCTCCCCGACGCCATCGCCTACTTCTCCCCGGAGTTCGGCATCACCGCCGCGCTGCCCCAGTACTCCGGCGGCCTCGGCATCCTCGCCGGCGACCACCTCAAGGCCGCCAGCGACCTCGGCGTTCCCGTCATCGGCGTCGGACTGCTCTACCGGCACGGCTACTTCCGGCAGACGCTCTCCCGCGACGGCTGGCAGCAGGAGCACTACCCCGTCCTCGACCCCAACGAGCTGCCCGTCACCGTGCTGCGCGACGAGCACGGCGACCCGGCCACGGTCGTCGTCGACCTGCCCGGCGACCGCCGACTGCACGCCCGCGTCCGGGTGGCACACGTCGGCCGCGTCCCCCTGCTGCTCCTCGACTCCGACATAGAGGAGAACGGCGCCACCGAACGCGACGTCACCGACCGCCTCTACGGCGGCGGCAGCGAACACCGCCTGCTGCAGGAGATGCTCCTCGGCATCGGCGGCGTCCGCGCCGTGCGGCGCTACTGCGCCCTCACCGGCCACCCCGAACCCGAGGTCTTCCACACCAACGAGGGCCACGCCGGCTTCCTCGGCCTCGAACGCATACGCGAACTCACCGAGGACCGCGGCCTGGACTTCGACGCCGCCCTCGAAGCCGTCCGCGCCGGCACCGTCTTCACCACCCACACCCCGGTCCCGGCCGGCATCGACCGCTTCGACCGCGACCTGATCGCCCGCCACTTCGGCGGCGACAACGCCCTCGCCGACGGCATGCCCATCGAACGCGTCCTCGAACTGGGCGCCGAGACCTGGCCCGACGGCTCCCCCCAGCTGTTCAACATGGCCGCCATGGGCCTGCGGCTCGCCCAGCGCGCCAACGGCGTCTCCCGCCTGCACGGCAGCGTCAGCCGCCAGATGTTCGCCGGCCTGTGGCCCGGCTTCGACGCCGCCGAGGTCCCCATCACCTCCATCACCAACGGCGTCCACGCCCCCACCTGGATGGCCCCCGAGGTCGGCGCCCTCGGCGCCCGCGAACTCGGCCAGCAGCGGCTCGAGGACGCCATGGTCGTCGGCGGGCACACCCGCTGGGACGCCGTCGACGACATCCCCGCCGAGACCATCTGGGAACTGCGCCGCACCCTGCGCGGCCGCCTCGTCGAGGAGGTGCGGCGCCGGCTGCGCGAGTCCTGGCGGCAGCGCGGCGCCGGCGAGGCCGAACTCGGCTGGACCGACACCGCCCTCGACCCCGACGTGCTCACCATCGGCTTCGCCCGCCGCGTCCCGTCCTACAAGCGCCTGACGCTGATGCTGCGCAACCCGCGCCGGCTCCAGCGCCTGCTGCTGCACCCCGAACGCCCCGTGCAGATCGTCATCGCCGGCAAGGCCCATCCCGCCGACGAGGGCGGCAAGCGGCTCATCCAGGAACTCGTGCGGTTCAGCGACGACCCCGCCGTACGCCACCGCATCGTCTTCCTCCCCGACTACGACATGAGCCTCGCCCAGCACCTGTACTGGGGCTGCGACGTCTGGCTGAACAACCCGCTGCGCCCCCTGGAGGCCTGCGGCACCTCCGGGATGAAGGCCGCCCTCAACGGCGCGCTCAACCTCTCCATCCTGGACGGCTGGTGGGACGAGTGGTACGACGGCGAGAACGGCTGGGCCATCCCCACCTCCCAGGGCGTCGGCGCGGACGGTCACCCGAACACCGAGTACCGCGACGACGTCGAGGCCACCGCGCTGTACGAACTGGTGGAGAACCAGGTCACCGCCCGCTTCTACGCCCGCGACCCCGACGGGCTGCCGCTGCGCTGGATCGAGATGGTCCGCCACACCCTGGCCACCCTGGGGCCCAAGGTGCTCGCGGCACGCATGGTGCGCGAGTACGTCACCGAGCTGTACGCCCCGGCCGCCCGCACCCAGCGGGCGCTGTCCGCCGCCGGCCCGGACGGCGACGCCTACCGCGCGGCCGTCGAACTCGCCGCGTGGAAGGCCCGGGTGCGCCAGGCCTGGCCGGGCGTGCGGGTCGACCACGTGGAGACCACCGGACTCGGCAGCACCGCCGAACTCGGCTCCACCCTCAACGTGCGGGTCCGCGTCGACCTCGGCGAACTCGGCCCTGGCGACGTGGACGTGCAGGTGATGGCCGGTCGCGTCGACTCGGCCGACCGCATCACCGAGGCGGTCACCACCTCGCTGAAGCCCGCCGACCGCAGCGACCTGGAGGGCCGCCTGCTCTACGAGGGCCCGCTGACCCTCGACCGCACCGGCGCCTTCGGCTACACCGTGCGCGTCCTGCCGTCCCACCCCCTCCTCGGCTCACCCACCGAACTCGGCCTGGTCGCCACCCCGGACGACTCCGTCCACGTCGACGACGGCGATCTCCGCTAG
- a CDS encoding maltokinase N-terminal cap-like domain-containing protein, with amino-acid sequence MSDISRYPSSTHATASTTGRGETGAGEPAARLGGAGSPAPPAGPIPAPPAGPASGPHSGPHSGAVPGHRAGDGPPAAPPPAPELADGLVRAVLPLLREWLPTQRWFAGKQRPISEVLPLSATRLAAGDPSLLHLLVRVRQEGDGAGEGAVYQVPLGAGRQRPALPDAAVLGWVPDGTRDGLVLFDALHAPALAALLPRGFAEEARLGPLGFRRVVGMDVPLGLPARVGGAEQSNTSVVYGDRLILKLFRRPSPGINPDLELTLALAAAGCRRIATPLGWLEGPLDGLPATLGLLQAYLPDAVDGWELAGRVVRAGGPADRDGVVPDFTAEAYELGRATAEVHGALAETFPVERLEARRITALADAMTRRLEAATSAVPALLPYADAVRAVFADLAGANPRALGGLAAQRIHGDLHLGQAMRTRQGWVLIDFEGEPDRTLTERRRPQPVERDVAAMLRSFDYAAMHPLVGERLRQSPVRDVAEFAAWAADWSRVNRAAYCAGYAAAGDRDPLAAPALLRAFETDKAIYEVVYEARHRPEWLAIPLSAVARIAAERPAAP; translated from the coding sequence ATGTCGGACATCTCCCGGTACCCAAGCAGTACCCACGCGACCGCGAGTACCACGGGGCGCGGCGAGACGGGGGCCGGGGAGCCGGCCGCCCGCCTCGGCGGGGCCGGCTCCCCGGCCCCGCCCGCCGGCCCGATCCCCGCTCCGCCCGCCGGCCCGGCCTCCGGCCCGCATTCCGGCCCGCATTCCGGCGCCGTCCCCGGGCACCGCGCCGGTGACGGGCCACCGGCGGCGCCGCCGCCCGCTCCGGAGCTCGCGGACGGCCTGGTGCGGGCCGTGCTGCCGCTGCTGCGGGAGTGGCTGCCGACGCAGCGCTGGTTCGCCGGCAAGCAGCGTCCGATCAGCGAAGTGCTGCCGCTGTCCGCCACCCGCCTGGCCGCCGGGGATCCGTCCCTGCTCCACCTGCTGGTGCGGGTGCGGCAGGAGGGCGACGGCGCGGGAGAGGGGGCGGTGTACCAGGTGCCGCTGGGGGCGGGGAGGCAACGCCCCGCGCTGCCCGACGCGGCGGTGCTGGGCTGGGTGCCCGACGGCACCCGGGACGGCCTGGTGCTCTTCGACGCCCTGCACGCCCCGGCGCTGGCCGCCCTGCTGCCGCGCGGGTTCGCCGAGGAGGCCCGGCTGGGGCCGCTCGGCTTCCGGCGGGTCGTCGGCATGGACGTCCCGCTCGGTCTGCCCGCCCGGGTGGGCGGCGCGGAGCAGTCCAACACCTCCGTGGTCTACGGGGACCGGCTGATCCTGAAGCTGTTCCGCCGGCCCAGCCCGGGGATCAACCCGGACCTGGAGCTGACCCTGGCGCTGGCCGCCGCGGGCTGCCGGCGGATCGCCACCCCACTGGGCTGGCTGGAGGGTCCGCTGGACGGGCTGCCGGCCACCCTGGGGCTGCTCCAGGCGTACCTGCCGGACGCCGTGGACGGCTGGGAGCTGGCCGGGCGCGTCGTGCGCGCGGGCGGTCCCGCCGACCGCGACGGGGTGGTCCCGGACTTCACCGCCGAGGCGTACGAGCTGGGCCGGGCCACCGCCGAGGTGCACGGCGCGCTTGCCGAAACGTTCCCGGTTGAGCGGCTGGAGGCGCGGCGGATCACCGCGCTGGCCGACGCCATGACCCGCCGGCTGGAGGCGGCGACGTCCGCCGTGCCGGCGCTGCTGCCGTACGCGGACGCGGTGCGCGCGGTCTTCGCCGATCTCGCGGGCGCGAATCCGCGCGCCCTGGGCGGCCTGGCCGCCCAGCGGATCCACGGGGACCTGCACCTCGGCCAGGCCATGCGCACCCGCCAGGGCTGGGTGCTGATCGACTTCGAGGGGGAGCCGGACCGCACCCTCACCGAGCGGCGGCGGCCGCAGCCGGTGGAACGGGACGTGGCCGCCATGCTGCGTTCCTTCGACTACGCGGCCATGCATCCGCTGGTGGGCGAGCGGCTGCGCCAGTCGCCGGTGCGGGACGTCGCGGAGTTCGCCGCCTGGGCCGCCGACTGGTCCCGGGTCAACCGGGCCGCCTACTGCGCGGGCTACGCGGCGGCCGGCGACCGGGATCCGCTGGCCGCGCCCGCGCTGCTGCGCGCCTTCGAGACGGACAAGGCGATCTACGAGGTGGTGTACGAGGCCAGGCACCGCCCGGAGTGGCTGGCCATCCCGCTGTCCGCGGTGGCCCGGATCGCCGCGGAGCGCCCGGCCGCGCCCTGA
- a CDS encoding alpha-1,4-glucan--maltose-1-phosphate maltosyltransferase, translating into MTALGRIPILDVRPDTGLPGRPVKAVVGEEFEVSATVFREGHDAVAAGVVLRDPAGRAAPPVPMREVAPGLDRWAATVAPTCEGRWTFTVEAWGDPLATWRHAARIKVPERIDVELVLAEGAALLRAAAEGVPEGRGREVVLDAAAAVADVSAPPLNRLAAAVDPAVLEVLARHPLRELVTASRPVPLLVERERALFGSWYEFFPRSEGAEVDPTGALPPRSGTFRTAARRLDAVAAMGFDVVYLPPIHPIGRAFRKGPNNALVAGPDDVGSPWAIGSADGGHDAVHPDLGTLEDFDAFVARAGELGLEVALDFALQCSPDHPWVTEHPEWFHHRADGSIAYAENPPKKYQDIYPIAFDADFEGIVAETLRVLRHWMAHGVRIFRVDNPHTKPVVFWERVIGEIGRTDPDVVFLAEAFTRPAMVHTLAKVGFQQSYTYFTWRNGKRELTEYLTELSGEAASYMRPNLFVNTPDILHAYLQQGGRPAFEARAVLAATLSPTWGVYAGFELCENVPVRPGSEEYLDSEKYQLRPRDWAAAERAGRSLAPLITRLNELRRAHPALRRLRNLTFHHTDNEALLAYSKRVGPGAAAGPGAAAGPGAAEEDTVLVVVNLDPHAEQIGTVTIDPAALGVPPDQAVTVHDELTGEVYQWGRHNYVRLTPGHRPAHVFTVTRSVS; encoded by the coding sequence GTGACCGCGCTGGGCCGCATCCCGATCCTGGACGTCCGCCCGGACACCGGTCTGCCCGGGCGCCCGGTCAAGGCGGTGGTCGGGGAGGAGTTCGAGGTGTCGGCGACCGTCTTCCGGGAGGGCCACGACGCCGTGGCCGCCGGCGTGGTGCTGCGCGACCCGGCCGGCCGGGCGGCGCCGCCGGTGCCGATGCGGGAGGTGGCGCCGGGTCTGGACCGGTGGGCGGCCACCGTGGCGCCGACCTGCGAGGGCCGATGGACCTTCACCGTGGAGGCGTGGGGGGATCCGCTGGCGACCTGGCGGCACGCCGCCCGGATCAAGGTGCCGGAGCGGATCGACGTCGAGCTGGTGCTGGCCGAGGGCGCGGCGCTGCTGCGCGCGGCGGCCGAGGGCGTGCCGGAGGGGCGGGGGCGCGAGGTGGTGCTCGACGCGGCGGCGGCGGTGGCGGACGTGTCCGCGCCGCCGTTGAACCGGCTGGCCGCCGCCGTGGATCCGGCCGTGCTGGAGGTGCTGGCCCGTCATCCGCTGCGCGAGCTGGTGACCGCCTCCCGGCCGGTGCCGCTGCTGGTGGAGCGGGAGCGGGCGCTGTTCGGCTCCTGGTACGAGTTCTTCCCGCGGTCCGAGGGCGCCGAGGTGGATCCGACCGGGGCGCTGCCGCCGAGGTCCGGCACGTTCCGCACGGCCGCGCGGCGGCTGGACGCGGTGGCCGCGATGGGCTTCGACGTGGTGTACCTGCCGCCGATCCACCCGATCGGCCGGGCGTTCCGCAAGGGGCCGAACAACGCCCTGGTGGCCGGGCCGGACGACGTGGGCTCGCCGTGGGCGATCGGCTCGGCCGACGGCGGCCACGACGCCGTGCACCCGGACCTGGGCACGCTGGAGGACTTCGACGCCTTCGTGGCCCGCGCCGGGGAGCTGGGCCTGGAGGTGGCGCTGGACTTCGCCCTGCAGTGCTCCCCGGACCACCCGTGGGTCACCGAGCACCCGGAGTGGTTCCACCACCGGGCCGACGGGTCGATCGCCTACGCGGAGAACCCGCCGAAGAAGTACCAGGACATCTATCCGATCGCCTTCGACGCCGACTTCGAGGGCATCGTGGCGGAGACCCTGCGGGTGCTGCGGCACTGGATGGCGCACGGGGTGCGGATATTCCGGGTGGACAACCCGCACACCAAGCCGGTGGTGTTCTGGGAGCGGGTCATCGGGGAGATCGGCCGGACCGACCCGGACGTGGTCTTCCTCGCCGAGGCGTTCACCCGGCCGGCGATGGTGCACACCCTGGCCAAGGTCGGCTTCCAGCAGTCGTACACCTACTTCACCTGGCGCAACGGCAAGCGCGAGCTGACCGAGTACCTGACCGAGCTGTCCGGTGAGGCCGCGTCGTACATGCGCCCGAACCTGTTCGTCAACACGCCGGACATCCTGCACGCCTACCTTCAGCAGGGAGGGCGGCCGGCCTTCGAGGCGCGGGCCGTGCTCGCCGCGACGCTGTCCCCCACGTGGGGCGTCTACGCCGGGTTCGAGCTGTGCGAGAACGTCCCCGTCCGACCTGGGAGCGAGGAGTACCTGGACTCGGAGAAGTACCAGCTGCGGCCGCGGGACTGGGCCGCGGCGGAGCGCGCGGGCCGTTCCCTGGCGCCGCTGATCACCCGGCTGAACGAGCTGCGCCGGGCGCACCCGGCGCTGCGCCGGCTGCGCAACCTGACCTTCCACCACACCGACAACGAGGCGCTGCTGGCCTACTCCAAGCGGGTCGGGCCGGGCGCGGCGGCCGGTCCCGGCGCGGCGGCTGGCCCCGGCGCGGCGGAGGAGGACACCGTCCTGGTGGTGGTGAACCTCGATCCGCACGCGGAGCAGATCGGCACGGTCACCATCGACCCGGCCGCGCTGGGCGTGCCGCCCGACCAGGCCGTGACCGTCCATGACGAGTTGACCGGCGAGGTCTACCAGTGGGGTCGGCACAACTACGTCCGGCTCACTCCCGGCCACCGGCCGGCCCACGTCTTCACGGTTACCAGGAGCGTGTCGTGA
- the treS gene encoding maltose alpha-D-glucosyltransferase, whose product MIINEPVPDKFEDTPERERDPEWFKRAVFYEVLVRSFQDSNGDGVGDLRGLTAKLDYLQWLGVDCLWLPPFFASPLRDGGYDVSDYTAVLPEFGDLADFVEFVDAAHQRGMRVIIDFVMNHTSDQHPWFQASRADPDGPYGDYYMWADKDTGYPDARIIFVDTEASNWTYDPVRKQYFFHRFFSHQPDLNYENPAVQEEMLAGLRFWLDLGIDGFRLDAVPYLFAEEGTNCENLPRTHAFLKRVRAMVDAHYPDTVLLAEANQWPEDVVDYFGDFRTGGDECHMAFHFPVMPRIFMAVRRESRYPVSEILAKTPAIPSGCQWGIFLRNHDELTLEMVTDEERDYMYAEYAKDPRMRANVGIRRRLAPLLDNDRNQIELFTSLLLSLPGSPVLYYGDEIGMGDNIWLGDRDGVRTPMQWTPDRNAGFSSCDPGRLNLPVIMDPVYGYQVTNVEAQMSNSSSLLHWTRRMVEIRKQNPAFGLGSYTELPSSNPAVIAYLREYQDDLVLCVGNFSRFAQPTELDLKAYRGRHPVELIGGVRFPAIGDLPYLLTLAGHGFYWFRLCDGADAGSPADGARADAPAGPDGSPDGGPAGGR is encoded by the coding sequence GTGATCATCAACGAGCCCGTGCCGGACAAGTTCGAGGACACCCCCGAGCGGGAGCGCGACCCGGAGTGGTTCAAGCGCGCCGTCTTCTACGAGGTGCTGGTCCGCTCCTTCCAGGACAGCAACGGGGACGGCGTCGGCGACCTGCGGGGGCTGACCGCCAAGCTGGACTACCTGCAGTGGCTGGGCGTGGACTGCCTGTGGCTGCCGCCGTTCTTCGCCTCGCCGCTGCGGGACGGCGGCTACGACGTCTCCGACTACACCGCGGTGCTGCCGGAGTTCGGCGACCTGGCGGACTTCGTGGAGTTCGTGGACGCGGCGCACCAGCGCGGCATGCGGGTCATCATCGACTTCGTGATGAACCACACCAGCGATCAGCACCCGTGGTTCCAGGCCTCCCGGGCGGATCCGGACGGCCCGTACGGCGACTACTACATGTGGGCGGACAAGGACACCGGCTACCCGGACGCCCGGATCATCTTCGTCGACACCGAGGCCAGCAACTGGACCTACGACCCGGTGCGCAAGCAGTACTTCTTCCACCGGTTCTTCTCCCACCAGCCGGACCTGAACTACGAGAACCCGGCGGTGCAGGAGGAGATGCTGGCGGGGCTGCGGTTCTGGCTGGACCTCGGCATCGACGGCTTCCGGCTGGACGCGGTGCCGTACCTGTTCGCCGAGGAGGGCACCAACTGCGAGAACCTGCCGCGCACCCACGCCTTCCTCAAGCGGGTGCGGGCGATGGTGGACGCGCACTACCCGGATACCGTGCTGCTGGCCGAGGCGAACCAGTGGCCGGAGGACGTCGTGGACTACTTCGGGGACTTCCGTACCGGCGGCGACGAGTGCCACATGGCGTTCCACTTCCCGGTGATGCCGCGCATCTTCATGGCGGTGCGCCGGGAGTCGCGGTATCCGGTGTCGGAGATCCTGGCGAAGACCCCGGCCATCCCGTCCGGCTGCCAGTGGGGCATATTCCTGCGCAACCACGACGAGTTGACCCTGGAGATGGTCACCGACGAGGAGCGCGACTACATGTACGCGGAGTACGCCAAGGATCCGCGGATGCGCGCCAACGTCGGCATCCGGCGGCGGCTGGCCCCGCTGCTGGACAACGACCGCAACCAGATCGAGCTGTTCACCTCGCTGCTGCTGTCGCTGCCCGGCTCGCCCGTGCTGTACTACGGCGACGAGATCGGCATGGGCGACAACATCTGGCTGGGCGACCGGGACGGCGTGCGCACCCCGATGCAGTGGACGCCGGACCGCAACGCCGGTTTCTCCTCCTGCGATCCGGGCAGGCTGAACCTACCGGTCATCATGGACCCGGTCTACGGGTACCAGGTGACCAACGTCGAGGCCCAGATGAGCAACAGCAGTTCGTTGCTGCACTGGACCCGGCGGATGGTCGAGATCCGCAAGCAGAACCCGGCGTTCGGGCTGGGCAGCTACACCGAACTGCCGTCGAGCAATCCCGCCGTGATCGCCTACCTGCGCGAGTACCAGGACGATCTGGTGCTGTGCGTGGGGAACTTCTCCCGGTTCGCCCAGCCCACCGAGCTGGACCTGAAGGCGTACCGGGGGCGGCATCCGGTGGAGCTGATCGGCGGGGTGCGGTTCCCCGCGATCGGTGACCTGCCCTACCTGCTCACCCTCGCCGGCCACGGTTTCTACTGGTTCCGGTTGTGCGACGGTGCCGACGCCGGATCGCCGGCCGACGGCGCCCGCGCCGACGCCCCCGCCGGCCCGGACGGCAGTCCGGACGGCGGCCCGGCGGGCGGGCGCTGA